One genomic region from Nocardia vinacea encodes:
- a CDS encoding multidrug efflux SMR transporter, giving the protein MLKYRAVYAAPMTLLLLALAIASEITATVSLKISDGFTKLVPSIIVVIGYSAAFFFLSQALKRGMPIGVAYGIWSAVGVAAIAIIGVLFLDERLSLIQVGGIALVILGVLALELGGAH; this is encoded by the coding sequence ATGCTCAAATACCGCGCGGTTTACGCTGCGCCGATGACCCTGCTGTTGCTGGCGCTGGCCATCGCCTCTGAAATCACCGCGACCGTATCGCTCAAAATCTCCGACGGTTTCACCAAATTGGTGCCTTCGATCATCGTGGTCATCGGCTACAGCGCGGCCTTCTTCTTCCTGTCCCAAGCACTGAAGCGCGGCATGCCGATCGGCGTTGCCTACGGCATCTGGTCGGCGGTCGGCGTCGCGGCTATCGCCATCATCGGTGTCCTGTTCCTCGACGAACGACTCTCGTTGATCCAGGTCGGCGGTATCGCATTGGTGATTCTCGGTGTGCTTGCCCTGGAACTCGGTGGCGCACACTGA
- the argH gene encoding argininosuccinate lyase, with protein MTQSGSTNEGALWGGRFASGPAAAMAALSKSTHFDWALAPYDIRASKAHARVLHKAGLLSESDLAAMLAGLDRLAADVDSGAFAPAEADEDVHGALERGLIDRVGAELGGRLRAGRSRNDQVATLFRMWLRDAARRVAAGLLDVVDALVAQAAAHPDAVMPGKTHLQAAQPVLLAHHLLAHAHPLLRDIDRLRDFDKRAALSPYGSGALAGSSLGLDPEAIAVELDFDAAAANSIDATSARDFAAEAAFVLAMIGVDLSRMAEEVIIWSTPEFGYITLADAWSTGSSIMPQKKNPDVSELTRGKAGRLIGNLAGLLATLKAQPLAYNRDLQEDKEPLFDSVAQLELLLPAIAGLVSTLTFHTDRMAELAPAGFTLATDIAEWLVRQGVPFRVAHEAAGACVRAAEARGVGLDELTDEEFAAIDPALTPQVREVLTVQGSIASRDARGGTAGVQVTAQLDDIRNTVTTLRPLFP; from the coding sequence CGCGTCCGGACCGGCCGCGGCAATGGCCGCGCTGAGCAAGTCGACCCATTTCGACTGGGCGCTGGCCCCCTACGACATTCGCGCGTCGAAGGCACACGCGCGCGTGCTGCACAAGGCGGGACTGCTGTCGGAGAGCGACCTCGCCGCCATGCTGGCCGGACTGGATCGCCTTGCGGCGGACGTGGATTCGGGAGCGTTCGCCCCCGCCGAGGCTGATGAGGACGTGCACGGCGCGTTGGAGCGTGGGCTGATCGATCGGGTCGGCGCCGAACTCGGCGGACGACTGCGGGCCGGGCGCTCGCGTAATGACCAGGTGGCCACACTCTTTCGGATGTGGCTGCGCGATGCGGCCCGCCGGGTCGCCGCAGGACTCCTGGATGTGGTCGACGCGCTGGTAGCCCAGGCCGCCGCGCATCCGGACGCGGTAATGCCCGGCAAGACGCATCTGCAGGCCGCCCAGCCGGTGCTGCTCGCGCACCATCTGCTCGCCCACGCGCATCCGCTGCTGCGCGATATCGATCGGCTGCGCGACTTCGACAAGCGGGCGGCGCTGTCGCCCTACGGTTCCGGCGCACTGGCCGGGTCCTCGCTCGGACTCGATCCGGAAGCCATTGCGGTCGAACTGGATTTCGATGCCGCGGCGGCGAATTCGATCGATGCCACCTCCGCACGTGATTTCGCGGCCGAGGCTGCGTTCGTGCTCGCCATGATCGGCGTCGATCTGAGCCGGATGGCCGAAGAGGTGATCATCTGGAGCACACCGGAGTTCGGCTACATCACTCTCGCCGACGCATGGTCCACCGGCTCGTCGATCATGCCGCAGAAGAAGAATCCGGACGTCTCCGAACTCACCCGTGGCAAGGCCGGTCGTCTCATCGGAAACCTGGCCGGACTGCTGGCGACCCTGAAAGCCCAACCGCTGGCTTACAACCGAGATCTGCAGGAGGACAAGGAACCCCTGTTCGATTCGGTTGCCCAGCTCGAACTGCTGCTCCCGGCCATCGCGGGCTTGGTTTCGACGCTCACCTTCCACACTGACCGCATGGCCGAACTCGCCCCCGCCGGTTTCACCCTCGCCACCGATATCGCCGAATGGCTTGTCCGGCAGGGTGTTCCGTTCCGCGTCGCGCACGAGGCCGCGGGTGCCTGCGTGCGCGCCGCCGAGGCGCGCGGTGTCGGCCTCGACGAGCTGACCGACGAAGAATTCGCCGCCATCGACCCGGCATTGACCCCACAGGTCCGCGAAGTGCTCACCGTGCAGGGCTCGATCGCATCCCGCGACGCCCGCGGCGGCACCGCAGGCGTACAGGTCACAGCGCAACTCGACGACATCCGCAACACCGTCACCACCCTGCGCCCCCTCTTCCCGTAG
- a CDS encoding ATP-binding cassette domain-containing protein, giving the protein MASEPGDVVLEAQSLVKRYGGVEALRGANFQVRAGEVVALIGDNGAGKSTLVKCLSGAEQPDSGTILLDGSETVLGSPTAARKLGIETVYQDLAVAPDLDPAANLFLGRELVRRGLAGRLGMLDKRAMRTQAVEHFRRLGVTLQSTDVPIGALSGGQRQSVAVARAVLWASKVVFMDEPTAALGVVQRERVLEVIGNVRDQGIAVVLISHNMPEVLAVADRIEVLRLGKRVARFVAADATLEQLVGAMTGALSHGDAA; this is encoded by the coding sequence ATGGCATCGGAACCGGGCGATGTAGTACTCGAGGCCCAGTCGTTGGTGAAACGCTACGGCGGTGTCGAGGCGTTGCGGGGAGCCAACTTTCAGGTCCGCGCCGGTGAGGTCGTCGCATTGATCGGCGATAATGGCGCGGGCAAGTCCACGCTGGTGAAATGCCTTTCCGGGGCGGAACAACCGGATTCGGGGACCATCCTGCTCGACGGTTCGGAAACGGTGCTCGGCTCACCGACCGCCGCACGCAAGCTCGGCATCGAAACCGTGTACCAGGACCTCGCCGTCGCACCCGATCTGGACCCGGCCGCCAACCTCTTCCTCGGCCGGGAGCTGGTTCGCCGCGGATTGGCGGGCAGACTCGGCATGCTCGACAAGCGGGCGATGCGGACCCAAGCCGTCGAACACTTCCGACGCCTCGGCGTGACACTGCAGAGCACCGATGTGCCGATCGGCGCCCTGTCGGGTGGACAGCGCCAGAGTGTCGCCGTGGCGCGTGCGGTGCTGTGGGCGAGCAAGGTCGTCTTCATGGACGAACCGACCGCGGCCCTCGGCGTTGTGCAGCGCGAACGGGTGCTCGAGGTGATCGGCAATGTGCGCGACCAGGGCATTGCCGTCGTCCTGATCAGCCACAATATGCCCGAGGTGCTGGCCGTGGCCGACCGGATCGAGGTGCTGCGTCTCGGCAAGCGGGTGGCCCGATTCGTCGCCGCCGATGCCACGCTGGAGCAGTTGGTCGGTGCGATGACCGGAGCGTTGTCACATGGGGACGCTGCATGA
- a CDS encoding DUF4253 domain-containing protein — MKRDFEAGTFTADRPAQPAAVPFAGNDPAEALAAYGIELPAALMVERTVSGAPVWVVSTEPGYAAAGLWEQVREVHPKTGLWPVLTQTHTWYQTGLERGWEQSRELSIPEPVAVTDAADWLREWLAVAHEPELTEDAALAQALEAYLYCPDAAEQDRDSLDELAESLLRQLWRFWWD; from the coding sequence ATGAAGAGAGACTTCGAGGCGGGGACCTTCACCGCGGATCGACCGGCGCAGCCGGCGGCGGTGCCCTTCGCGGGCAATGATCCGGCGGAAGCGTTGGCGGCGTACGGGATCGAGCTCCCGGCGGCGTTGATGGTCGAGCGGACGGTGTCGGGGGCGCCGGTGTGGGTCGTGTCGACCGAGCCCGGTTATGCGGCGGCCGGGCTGTGGGAGCAGGTGCGGGAGGTGCATCCGAAGACCGGATTGTGGCCGGTGCTGACCCAGACCCATACCTGGTACCAGACCGGACTCGAGCGCGGCTGGGAGCAATCGCGTGAGTTGTCGATTCCAGAACCCGTCGCCGTAACCGACGCGGCGGACTGGTTGCGCGAGTGGCTCGCGGTCGCACACGAGCCGGAGCTGACCGAAGATGCCGCGCTCGCGCAGGCATTGGAGGCGTATCTGTACTGTCCGGATGCGGCTGAACAGGATCGCGATTCACTCGATGAACTGGCCGAATCTCTGCTGCGGCAGCTGTGGCGCTTCTGGTGGGACTGA